A window of the Tessaracoccus sp. MC1865 genome harbors these coding sequences:
- a CDS encoding ABC transporter permease: MANTAETSTRRVYTPHKAGIPNLRVYFTELWHRLDFAKEMSDTNIRAGNTNTFLGQAWLVLNPLLLAAVYFLLVMIIGGGSQLDANGVPRADFPQIAGGLFLFFLISGIVQACATSVTNAGSLILNMNFPKQLLIFANTYLALRRFVPTMIVYAVIHVVFGKPIAWTLLWVPLVVLLAALIGMGLGSIVATWHVYFRDTANFLPYIIRIWLYASPVLYTGEQFLTNPIGKRTGEWILFNPVFGILGMWSDALHGHNPPWYYVATAVAWALALSIGGILYFISRERDFAVRL, from the coding sequence GTGGCCAACACTGCTGAGACGTCCACACGGCGCGTCTATACACCGCACAAAGCGGGCATCCCCAACCTCCGGGTGTACTTCACGGAATTGTGGCACCGCCTCGATTTCGCGAAGGAGATGAGTGACACCAACATCCGGGCCGGGAACACCAACACGTTCCTCGGCCAGGCCTGGCTGGTGCTCAACCCGCTCCTTCTCGCGGCTGTCTACTTCCTCCTGGTGATGATCATCGGCGGCGGCAGCCAGTTGGACGCCAACGGCGTCCCGCGGGCCGACTTCCCGCAGATCGCCGGCGGCCTCTTCCTCTTCTTCCTCATCTCCGGGATCGTGCAGGCCTGCGCCACCTCGGTGACCAACGCCGGCTCGCTCATCCTCAACATGAACTTCCCGAAGCAGCTGCTGATCTTCGCCAACACCTACCTGGCGCTGCGCCGGTTCGTGCCGACGATGATCGTCTACGCCGTGATCCACGTCGTCTTCGGCAAACCCATCGCCTGGACCCTGCTGTGGGTCCCCCTCGTGGTGTTGCTCGCAGCGCTCATCGGCATGGGGCTCGGCTCTATCGTGGCCACCTGGCACGTCTACTTCCGCGACACCGCGAACTTCCTGCCGTACATCATCCGCATCTGGCTGTACGCCTCGCCAGTGCTGTACACGGGCGAGCAGTTCCTCACCAACCCCATCGGGAAGCGCACGGGCGAGTGGATCCTGTTCAACCCGGTGTTCGGCATCCTCGGCATGTGGAGCGACGCGCTGCACGGCCACAACCCGCCGTGGTACTACGTGGCCACGGCCGTCGCCTGGGCGCTGGCCCTCAGCATCGGCGGCATCCTGTACTTCATCTCGAGGGAGCGTGATTTCGCTGTCCGCCTCTGA
- a CDS encoding ABC transporter ATP-binding protein: protein MISLSASDESQYLERQPGAPEPEVHSSVAPPTSDDGAAIVIDDLHITYKVFMERKNTLKNAMVKRLRGQQVNFREVRALRGVTFNVPKGQCTGVIGANGAGKSTLMRAVAGILPPSQGRIEIDGKVSTLLALGVGFNSALTGRENVVLGGLAAGLTRQQVTERFDEIADFADLGDFIDMPMRTYSSGMFSRLAFSVAVHMDPDILIIDEALSAGDAKFKDRANKKMSELMDHAGTMLLVSHALGTIQELSDEVVWLHKGKLIRRGDPKEVCQAYLDFLKVGDDSIVMEDF, encoded by the coding sequence GTGATTTCGCTGTCCGCCTCTGACGAATCCCAGTACCTGGAGCGCCAGCCCGGTGCACCCGAGCCGGAGGTCCATTCCTCCGTCGCGCCCCCCACGTCCGACGACGGCGCCGCCATCGTCATCGACGACCTGCACATCACCTACAAGGTGTTCATGGAGCGCAAGAACACGCTCAAGAACGCCATGGTGAAGCGGCTGCGTGGCCAGCAGGTCAACTTCCGCGAGGTCCGCGCCCTGCGGGGCGTGACGTTCAACGTGCCGAAGGGCCAGTGCACCGGCGTCATCGGCGCCAACGGCGCGGGCAAGTCCACCCTCATGCGTGCCGTGGCGGGCATCCTGCCGCCGTCGCAGGGCCGCATCGAGATCGACGGCAAGGTCTCCACGCTGCTCGCGCTCGGCGTCGGCTTCAACTCGGCCCTGACCGGCCGCGAGAACGTCGTGCTCGGCGGCCTGGCGGCGGGACTGACGCGCCAACAGGTCACGGAGCGCTTCGACGAAATCGCGGACTTCGCCGACCTGGGCGACTTCATCGACATGCCGATGCGCACCTACTCCTCGGGCATGTTCTCCCGGTTGGCGTTCTCCGTCGCCGTGCACATGGACCCGGACATCCTGATCATCGACGAGGCGCTCTCGGCCGGCGACGCGAAGTTCAAGGACCGCGCCAACAAGAAGATGTCCGAGCTCATGGACCACGCCGGCACGATGCTGCTGGTGTCGCACGCGCTGGGCACCATCCAGGAACTCTCTGACGAGGTGGTCTGGCTGCACAAGGGCAAGCTCATCCGCCGGGGCGACCCGAAGGAAGTGTGCCAGGCCTATCTGGACTTCCTGAAGGTCGGCGACGACTCCATCGTCATGGAGGACTTCTGA
- a CDS encoding glycosyltransferase, with translation MAIVTTGHDVADARLHRTVAALQRAGCRVRVRGLSSTGAGARPTGKVQRGLRALLWPWQARCDVLVTIDPDTALSAWVSSRVLRRAWVADVHEDYRELLRDRAWVPKPLLAVLRGAVSLLNRIITRADLVLVADDHVPPRHAPRRFVMRNVPDVTLLPPMPSAPGDSARGYRRAVYIGDNRTTRGLRDMVEAVAATVDDPTPWHLDLVGPVAAADRAWLDERLTRRDARTVTWHDRQPPAESWRIAAGADVGLCLLADTPAFRDAMPSKVYEYLAMGMPTVATPLPRVRELVEGTGAGVIVDGVPAAVAALRRFAAEADHRAALVANARAAGEELRQRPSPYDEAAVRIGKLAGILTP, from the coding sequence GTGGCGATCGTCACGACGGGGCACGACGTCGCCGACGCCCGCCTGCACCGCACCGTGGCAGCGCTGCAACGCGCCGGCTGCCGGGTGCGCGTGCGCGGGCTGTCCTCCACAGGGGCAGGCGCCCGGCCAACGGGGAAGGTGCAGCGCGGCCTCCGCGCTCTGCTGTGGCCCTGGCAGGCCCGCTGCGACGTGCTGGTCACCATCGACCCCGACACCGCGCTCTCAGCCTGGGTGTCGTCGCGGGTGCTGCGACGTGCCTGGGTGGCCGACGTGCACGAGGATTATCGCGAGCTGCTGCGCGACAGGGCCTGGGTACCCAAGCCGCTGCTCGCCGTGCTGCGCGGCGCCGTGTCCCTCCTCAACCGGATCATCACCCGCGCAGACCTGGTGCTGGTGGCCGACGACCACGTGCCGCCGCGCCACGCTCCCCGCCGTTTCGTGATGCGCAACGTGCCCGACGTGACGTTGCTGCCCCCGATGCCGTCGGCTCCCGGTGACAGCGCCCGGGGCTACCGCAGGGCGGTCTACATCGGCGACAACCGCACCACCAGGGGCCTCCGCGACATGGTCGAGGCGGTCGCGGCCACCGTCGACGACCCGACGCCCTGGCACCTCGACCTCGTCGGCCCCGTCGCCGCGGCGGACCGCGCCTGGCTCGACGAGCGGCTCACCCGCCGGGATGCGCGCACCGTCACCTGGCACGACCGGCAACCCCCTGCGGAATCCTGGCGCATCGCCGCCGGCGCCGACGTCGGCCTGTGCCTCCTCGCCGACACCCCGGCCTTCCGCGACGCCATGCCGTCGAAAGTGTACGAGTACCTCGCCATGGGCATGCCCACGGTCGCCACGCCGCTGCCCCGCGTGCGGGAACTGGTGGAGGGGACCGGCGCCGGAGTGATCGTCGACGGCGTGCCCGCCGCCGTCGCGGCCCTCCGCAGGTTCGCCGCCGAGGCCGACCACCGGGCGGCGCTCGTCGCGAACGCCCGCGCCGCGGGCGAGGAACTCCGCCAGCGGCCCAGCCCGTACGACGAGGCGGCGGTCCGCATCGGCAAGCTCGCGGGCATACTGACGCCATGA
- a CDS encoding YidH family protein yields MTRPRFPRFVYDTGQEPDARFTLANERTFLAWIRTSLALLAAGIALEVLGPDIHSGFRMAASIVLLVAGTAGAPMAWWSWARYEKALRSAQPLPTAFFALPVAIIVALVGVLILAGLLLA; encoded by the coding sequence ATGACCCGGCCACGTTTCCCCAGGTTCGTCTACGACACCGGCCAGGAGCCGGACGCGCGGTTCACGCTGGCCAACGAACGCACCTTCCTCGCCTGGATCCGCACCTCCCTCGCCCTTCTGGCGGCTGGCATCGCGCTGGAGGTGCTGGGGCCGGATATCCACAGCGGCTTCCGCATGGCGGCCTCCATCGTGCTGCTCGTCGCCGGCACGGCCGGCGCACCGATGGCCTGGTGGAGCTGGGCGCGCTACGAGAAGGCCCTCCGCAGTGCGCAGCCGTTGCCGACGGCGTTCTTCGCCCTGCCTGTGGCCATCATCGTCGCGCTGGTGGGTGTCCTGATCCTGGCCGGCCTCCTCCTGGCATGA
- a CDS encoding DUF202 domain-containing protein, translated as MSVYDPGLQPERTGLAWQRTSLALGLGALVYARIAAQTVGVWAWLLGGAGILTALALGAASRRRYRYTHRSLTSGVVKLPDGVLPAALALAVATGGLIVLALTLVGPAAR; from the coding sequence ATGAGCGTCTACGACCCCGGTCTCCAGCCGGAACGCACCGGCTTGGCGTGGCAGCGGACGTCCCTGGCCCTCGGCCTCGGCGCCCTGGTCTACGCCCGCATCGCGGCCCAGACGGTGGGCGTATGGGCGTGGCTGTTGGGCGGGGCCGGCATCCTCACCGCACTGGCGCTCGGGGCGGCCTCGCGTCGGCGGTACCGGTACACCCACCGGTCGCTCACCTCCGGCGTGGTGAAGCTGCCCGACGGGGTCCTGCCGGCCGCGCTGGCCCTCGCCGTCGCCACTGGGGGTCTCATCGTGCTCGCGTTGACCCTCGTCGGCCCGGCGGCCCGCTAG
- a CDS encoding N-acetyltransferase, whose translation MVRIVDSADVSPDATIGEGSSIWHLAQVREKAVLGENCIVGRGAYVGTGVQMGDNCKLQNYALVYEPAVLEDGVFVGPAVVFTNDYYPRAIDPEGKLKRGDDWEPVGVTCRQGSSIGARAVCVAPVTIGRWAMVAAGAVVVKDVPDFALVAGVPARRIRWVGRAGVPLEQGDTEGLWVCPQTGDKYQEQDDNTLVEVSQ comes from the coding sequence ATGGTTCGCATTGTTGATTCGGCGGACGTCTCACCCGACGCCACCATCGGAGAAGGCTCCTCCATCTGGCACCTGGCCCAGGTGCGTGAGAAGGCCGTCCTCGGTGAGAACTGCATCGTCGGACGCGGCGCCTACGTCGGCACCGGCGTGCAGATGGGTGACAACTGCAAGCTTCAGAACTACGCCCTGGTCTACGAGCCGGCCGTGCTGGAGGACGGGGTCTTCGTCGGTCCCGCGGTCGTGTTCACCAACGACTACTACCCGCGCGCCATCGACCCCGAAGGCAAGCTCAAGCGCGGCGACGACTGGGAGCCGGTGGGCGTGACCTGCAGGCAGGGCTCCTCCATCGGGGCGCGCGCGGTGTGCGTCGCGCCCGTCACCATCGGCCGCTGGGCCATGGTTGCGGCCGGTGCCGTCGTCGTGAAGGACGTACCGGATTTCGCGCTCGTGGCCGGTGTCCCGGCCCGGCGTATCCGCTGGGTGGGCCGCGCCGGCGTGCCGCTCGAGCAGGGTGACACCGAAGGCCTGTGGGTGTGCCCCCAGACCGGCGACAAATATCAAGAACAAGACGACAACACTCTCGTGGAGGTTTCTCAGTGA